A segment of the Oscillatoria sp. FACHB-1406 genome:
CCGCCGCGCGTCCCCTCCATCCCGAATATCATCGCGTGATTTCCGTGCGCGAAGCAGCCCGCTTGCACTCCTTTCCCGATTGGTTTCGCCTGCACGCGACCAAATGGCATGGATTTCGGGAAGTGGGGAATGCCGTCCCACCCCTCTTAGCCCGCGCGATCGCCCGTCAAATTTTACAGGCGCTAGGAGTAGAACCCGTTCTCCCCAGACCGATCCTGCCGTTAGGAGAGAGGCAACTGCTGTATCTAACACCGAAACAAGCAGCGCGCCATTTCAGTTAAAGGAACAGATTTTTGGGCGCGCCGTAACTCACTTTCCGCGATCGTTATCCATTGTCAATTAAAATTTGGTGCATCAGGACTGGCAATTGGTATTACAATTCGCATTTAATCGGAAAAAAGAACAGATTCTTAGGCACGCCGTAACTCACTTTTTCCGATCGTTATCCATTATCCATTGTCAATTGTCAATTATTCCCGGACGCATAGCAGGAGGAATTTTGCGCTTGCTGAGTTGGCGCAACCAGAAACCGCCCAATACGGCAATAATTAGCGAAATCCAGCCCGTTAGCGGTTGCAGTAACAAGAAACCGCCGATCGCGAACATCGACCCAAACAGCAGTAAAATCGCCGCCATCACCTTAAGCAAATCCAAGCCCAAATCCTGAACCGGCGAGATTCCCGTGCGTTGCTGCTGTCGCTTCCAACCCGGTCCCGCCGGACGCACGCGACGATAGAATTCATCGAGCGTTTCCTCGGATTCTGCCCGCGTCAGAAACATTGCCGCAATCCAAAAAATGCCAACGGTGACGGTAATAAACGCCAAGCGCAGCCCGAAATCTTCAATTTTGAATTGCGGAACGGTGCTAGTGACTAAACCGACGGTAAAACTGCCAACAATGGCTGCCAGTTCTGCGGCTGCATTGACGCGCCACCAAAACCAGCGCAGGATGAGTACCAGCCCCGAACCCGTCCCAATCGCGATCACCAAACGAAAGACCGTCGCCACATCTTTTGCATAATACGCCGCCACAGCCCCCAATGCCGTCACTAACACCGAAGCAATGCGCCCCACCCAAACTAACTCGTCTTGACTGGCTTCTGGCTTCACAAAGCGTCGATAGAGGTCGTTGGTGACAAAGGATGCACCCCAGTTGATCGAAGTTGAAACCGTACTCATGAAAGCCGCAATCAGAGAAGAGACGACTATCCCCAGCACGACAGGTGGCAAAAAGTCAAGCATTAATTTCGGGTAGCCTAACTCGCGGTCTTGTAAATCTGGGTAGACGACGAGTGCAACGAGGGAAACGAGAATCCAAGGCCAAGTCCGCACCACGTAGTTGAGGATATTAAACAGCCACGCCGACTTTTCCGCTTCGGCTTCATCTTTAGCAGCAATCAAGCGTTGAATAAACTCGCCGCCGCCATCGCTGCGCCGCCACGACCACCATTGCACTAACATATAGGCAGCAAAGGTACTGGCGCTAATTCCGGCAACATCGCTCCATTGCAAACCGCCCGCGCTGAATTGGAAGGGAAAGAAGGAGAGAACGTCGAATTGAGTTGCTTGTTGGGCGGCGGGAATTAAGGCTTGGATGTTGGGAACGCGATCGCTACCAATCGAATAAAATGCCACTAAAACCGCCCCAATCAAAGCCAAAACCAGTTGGAAGAAATCCGTCGTTACTACGCCCCACAACCCCGCAAAACCGGCGTAAATCAGCACTAAAACGCTGATTCCCACCACGCTTAAAAACTTAAGATTGTCTCCCGGTTGAATGCCGAAACTCTGCCAAACTTCCAACGCATCGACAACTTTCACCGCAGCAAGCATGGCGTAACCGATGCCGATACAGTTAATCGGTACTGCAAACAGGAACGCCTTCACGCCGCGCAACACGGCTGCTGTTTTGCCGCCGTAGCGCAGTTCGGTGAGTTCCGCATCGGTAATCACTTCGCTACGCCGCCACATCCGGGCAAAAACGTAGACCATAATGATGTGGGAAATGCCGAAACTCCACCATTCCCAATTCCCCGCAATGCCTCGGTTGCCGACAAGACCCGCCACGTAGAGAGGGGTATCGATGGAAAAGGTTGTCGCTGCCATACTGGAACCAGCCAACCACCAAGGGAGCGATCGCCCCGATACGAAAAAGTCTACCAAACTCTTCGAGCCTTGGCGCGACAGATATAACCCAATCCCCATTGAGGCAATGAGGTATAGGAGAACGACGATCCAATCAACAGTTTGCATTCAACTACCGATAAACTGGATTTATCTTGCCATAGTTGGGGTTCAATAATGCCCACCGGACAAAAATGAGATTAGTCGATCCTCAGCCAGCTAAACACTTCAGCCGCCGAAAGTTTCCAATCTCCCAGCACTTGGAGAACGGTCAAGCGATCGCTTCCTTGTTTGAATTCTGGCAATTGTCCGGGTTGAAAGATTGCGATCGATTCGTCTTCGGGATCGATAAACCATCCCAGTTGAGTTCCGTGTTGAAGACAGAATACAATTTTCCGAATCACGCGATTGGGCGACTGTTCGGGGGAAAGAATTTCAATCGTCCAGTCGGGCGGAATTTCAAATTTGTTGGCAATTCGACCGTTAGCTGTTTTAGGAAGTCTTGACCATTCAAAGACAGAAAGGTCGGGGACGAGGGAAAGTCCGCCGAAGGTACAGCGTAATTCAGTGAAAGCGTGGACGGATTTTTGAGGAAGTCCGAGTTCGTTGATAGCTGTTCCCAAGCGAATTTGTAGGATGCTGTGTTCGCCTTGAGGCATCGGTTTTGAGTAGATTTTACCGTCGATATATTCGCGTGCCGGTTGGGTTTCAGGTTGTTGGAGAAATTCGTCGAGTGGGAGTTGAGTGGGGGGGGGTAGAGTTGAGGTCATTTCGGTAAGGGCGGGGTTTTCCTGCCCGTACAGCGATCGATAGATCGAGGGGTAGGGGCGAATTTTTGGGGGCGATTTAGAAGATTGATTTTTAAAGATAGCGGTTTCGGTGCGATTCGATCGCAACCTCGTTTGAGGAAGTCAATAATTTAGCAATAATTTCTAACGCAAACCCGATCGCAAAATACTAAAAATCAACCACAATCCCAAAAACGAAGCCGCCGTAAACAGAATATTGGGAATAATCGAGAGTTGAGGCGTTTGCGCGCCGGAGGAGATAATCGCCGCGCCCATAATCAGGGAACCGACGAGAATGCTAAAGGATAAACGGTTAGCAGAATCGTCTAAACTGCGTCGCAAGCCGTTGAGTTCGCGGATATTGAAGTTCCAGTTTAAGGTTTCCGAGGTCATGCGCTCCAAGAGTACGTCGAGTTGCTGGGGCGATCGCAACGATAAACTTTTAAGATCTAAAGCCGTTCTCAACAGTGTTTGCAGGGGATTAGTCCCCAGTAGTTGGCGGCGGAACAAATCGGTGAGTAAGGGTTTGACTTCATCGAGGAAGTTAATCTCGGGGTCGAAACCGCGCGCTAAGCCTTCTAAGTTCGCCAGGGATTTAGCAAATAATCCCATACTTCCCGGCAGGCGAATTTTATTATTGCGGGCGACTTGTAAGGCTTCGTAGATGATTTCGCTGAAGTTAATTTGCGATAAATTGAGGCTGTGATATTTCCGCAACATTCGGCTGAAATCGCCTTCTAAACGCTCTAAATTAATGAGTTTGCTGCCTTGTTGCGAAAGTTTGAGCGTTAGTTGGCTGCATCGCTGCGCGTCGAGATCGACGACGGCGAGGAGCAATTCGGTTAAAATTTGTTGCGATCGCGGATCGATTTGTCCCACCATCCCGCAATCGAGGAGGGCTACTCGCCCATCATCGAGGTAAAAAATATTACCGGGATGCGGGTCGGCGTGAAAGAAGCCGTCGATATAAAACTGCTGGACGAAGGCGCGAAAGATTAACGAAGTAACTTCGCTGCGTCGTTCTTGCCCTTCCATTCCCGACTGTGCGAGGGCGAGTTGCGAAGCAAGCAACGGTTGACCGTTCAGCCATTCTAATACCAAAAGTTTGGGGGTACTCAGTTCCCAATAAACGCCGGGAGTCGTGATGCGATTGGCCTCAAACCAGCGACTTTTGGCGAGATTTTCCCGCAAGCGATCGGTATAATCGGCTTCTTCGAGAAAGTTGAGTTCCGATTGTAGGGCGGAGGTGAATTCGTCGGCGAGGGTGACGATATCGAAGTCTTTGCCGGTTTCCGTTATCGAGACGAGTTCGGCTAACCCTTTAATCAGGGCAACATCTTGGGCGACGATAATATCGATCCCCGGACGTTGGACTTTGAGGGCAACTTCGCGACCGTCGGCGAGGGTAGCGCGGTAGACTTGACCGATAGAACCGGCTGCGATCGCCTCCGAACCGACTCGCGCAAACACTTCTTCAAGCGGTTTACCTAACTCTTGTCGCAGTAGCGCTTCAACCTCAATCCAGGGCGCGGGAGGAACGTTAGCTTGTAAGTCCGTCAGCGCTTCGATATAGCGCGCTGGCAGCACGTCGGGACGGGTGGAGAGTAACTGACCCAGTTTGACGTAAACGGGGCCTAATTCAACGAGAATCTTGCGTAGGGTTTCCGGGGAAGGCAATCGCGGTTCGCCGGACTTACCCCCGACGAGTAGCCCGCGCATATAGCCCCAACCGTTACGCAGGACTACTTCTAAAATTTCTCCCTGTCGAGAAACATTTTTAGTCAGCGAAAACATTTAATAATTTAATAATTTTTAATCTAATTTTGAGTTTAGGCTACAATTTTTAGGTCTTGCGCTCCTCTGCTTCGCCAATCTGTAGAGAGCTTACCGCTTTGGAAATCGGGCGTACATCTTCCCTAGGTTAAATCTTGGGTTCTAACTCGCGAAGGACGGAACGAAGAGCGCGCTCGGTTATTGTGCTTGGCATGACTAGAAAAAGCTCCGATCGCTCTTTGAGACTGATAGTTTGAAACTGTAGCGGCTCAATGAGCTTATCGAACTCAATTTTGAGGATTTTATCATAATGGCAGCATCAAAACCGCTAGAGGGTATTGAATTAGTTGATTGTGCTAGCGCTAATGCCAAGTCGGGCATTGAAGTGACGGCGCGACAATGTGGGTATGGCAAAGATGTCGAGGCTTTTTGGCAGAGTCTCGACAAGGCTTGTCAGCAGATGGGGATTTCGATTGACGATCTGAATGATTTAGTCCGCGATCGCCCAACTTCGCTAGAACGCGGTATTGAAATTGCACCAGACACCGATTACAGTCTGTAGCTTCTGTACCAATATTTCGACTCTAAAAGATAAAGATTAGCTCCAGCGTCCAATTTCGACCATCGCGAACGATTTCGATTTGACGGAGAAATTCGCGGAAGTAGAAGCGGCGTTCTGCTTCTGAGAGGTCAAACCAGAACTGAGGGATTGAGACGGTTTGCGCGATCGCGTCGAGATTGGGAGGGGGAAGTTCAGCTAAGCTTTGCCGCAGGCGGGCGATTTCGGCGCGCAAGTTATAACGGCGCAAGTCTGCGGTTTCTTCATCTAAGATTTCTTTTTCGACCAAGGTGGGGATTTGTGCGATTATCTCTTCTTTTTGAGCAATTTGAGCGGCTAATCGCTCGCTAATGGTGCGAATTGGCGAGCCTTGCAAGTTAGCGACGGCGCGGGGCAGTTGCTCGCAAATGCAAGCGATCGCGCGCTCGAGCAATTCCCCATAAGGAATTGCTTGACATTTTGGATTTTTTGTGCAGCAAACGGGGCGTAAGTAGAGATATTCTTGCGATTTGCCGCGCGGGGCAACGCGAGTAATGGTGGTAGGCGATTGGCATTGCTGGCAGAACACGAGTCCGGCGAGCGATCGCGGTGCGCTAGCGGTTCGGGGGGGTAAGCGGCGGTTGCGGCGCAATAAGCGATCGATTTGAGCGGCTTCTTCGCGCGAGAGGATCGGTGCGTGGGTATCGGGAATGACTTCGCCGGTTTGATAGGCGGTATCGCCGCGATATACGGGATTAGCAAGCCAGCGCCGCCCGGTTGTCACTGAGATTTTTTTACCGTACTTTTGTTCGAGGTAGCGCACTGCACCGCGCAGGGAACCGAAAAGGAGGTAGCGATCGAAAAAATCTTTAACGACGGGGGCGGTACTGCGATCGAGGATATAGCGATCTTTGCCGCGCCGATAGCCGTAGCAGGCTTTTCCAGGCGGTGGCAGTGCTTTAATGCGGTTGCGGGCGTGTCCTTGGCGCAGGCGATGGCGGTGGAGATTGTGGACTAGCGAGAGTGGTGCGGTGCGATTGTCGGCGGTTTCGGCAGCGATGAAGGGGATTTGGAGGGCTTCGAGTTGGGCGAGGGCGCGATCGATTTCCTCGAGATTATCGCCGAGTTCGTCTAAGCGGCGAACTAGCAAGCATTCTGGCGGCTGCTTTTCGCTATCGGCGAGGAGTTGTTGCCACTGGCTGCGATCGCATCTATCTTGGTAAACGCGATCGACATGAATTCCCTCAATTTTTGCATCGGCGAGAGAATCGAGGAGCGGTTCGCCGTATAGGTAAGCAATGACGGACACAATTTTAAGAGCTTGTTAGCAATTTCGCTTTCAGAATCTTAGCGCTATTTGTAATCCACTCGATTGGTTTTGTTTCGGTTTTTTTGCACTCAGTCAAGGATGATTCGATGTACTCTGGGAATTTATAGCCAAATCTGTAAATATCCTTTTTAAATAAATTGGCTACTAATTTTCGTTCTTTTAAATTGTACATCGCCGTATAATGTTTGTGTTCTCTTTTTTCAATGTGCGGCAGCAATATATCGCTCGCTCCAATCTTGTTCAACATCGCACTAAAATCTTGCTGTAGCGTTTCAAATCGCAGCGTAAAATCCAACTCTTCGTTCAAGATATCATTGTAAAACAAGGTTTTATAAGTTTCGTTAGAGTGCGGTCTTAATTTTTTAATAAACGTTTCAAAGGAACAGTCTTCGTTTAAGTTTGCTGCCTGATGCCACCACTTACAAGCCCACATTGAGACAATGCGATCCCAAGGATTTCTCACCACAGAAAACTTGGTGTAGCTATTCCAAATTTTTTCTCCATAAAGCTGGCGGGCTTGCGCTGCTGTAATGTGTTTGGTGGGCGCATCGATTAGCCACCAATCTTTCCCTGCTAGGGCGGTTTCGATGCTCGTTCCACCGGTTCGAGAAATATGGATAAAAATTAGCTTTCTGGTGCGATCGATCATTATTTATTCTCCAGTGCGTAGCAGAATCGGCGTGTAATTTTGTGTGGTTTCGGAAAAGAACAGCGTTATTTAAATTTATTTTTCTCTGAGGGAAGTAAAAATGTAAAAAATTTTTCCTGCAATGATTTTAAGCAGATGTTAGTTAAAGCTTTGTCTGCCAGAGCTTTAACTATTTGGTTTGTATTTTAGTAGGTATTGATGGTTATCTGGGCTAGACTAACCGTTGATGGTATTGATAGTTCGAGCGGGCTGTTCGAGTCTTAAGATTTACTTTATAATTTATCATATTCTCTCAATCCTGGAAAATCATGATACTTCCCGAATAACAGACGACCCAAACTTGTTGAGTATCGGGATCGTAGGTAATCCCAATGGGATGGGTATCGGTGGGCAGGCTTTGCAGGACTTTCAGATCGCTAGTACGGACTTTACTAACGGTATTTGAGAAATAGTTAACGACATAGAGAAATTGCCCATCGGCAGAAAGAACCATGCTGCGTGGGGCATTACCCGTTCTAACCTTTTGCCATTCGTTGGTACTCAAGTCGATTTTTGCAATAGTTCCTTCGCTATTTAAACTGGCGTAAAGGTAGCGATTATCTGGTGAAAGATTGAGGTGGCGCGGTCCTGCCCCGACATTTTTTATCCAATCGACGGAGAAGTTTTTTAAGTTAACAATTGCGATGTTACTCGAACCCATGACGGCGACATAGGCGCGGGTGGAATTGGAATCAACTGCGATACCGCGCGGATATGCGCCTAGCGGAATGCGGCGAATTTCTTGGTTTTTTTCGGGATCGACAACGCTTAAATCCCAGCTACACCAATTGCTGGCGAGGACATATTGGTTATCTGGGGTGACGGCAACGTATTTGGGGACGGAACCGACTTTGATGACTTTCTCGATATTAATCGTATCGGTATTGATGCGGTAGAGGAAGCTAGGATCGTGTTTTGCTTCTGGGGAACAGCGATCGTCTCCTGGATTGCCGAAGCCGGAACCGTACATTTGGTAGTTGGATACCCAAGCGTATTGTCCGCTGTGGGAGAATGCTGCTTCGACGGGCGCGCCGCGATAAGTACCGGGATAGTCTTTGTAGCCAAAGTCGGAGAGTTTGACGGCATCGGAGAGGGTTCTAATTAGTTCGTATTGTTGGTTGTAGACGGCGATGGTGTGTCCGTACATCATGTTTTGTACGAAAAATTTTCCTCGTCCGGAATAAACGATTGATTTGGGGGAAAGATTGCCGCGAATCGCCTTTTCAAACGTCATGGGCGAGATGGCAGATTGCAACTTTTCTTTGATGGAGTCGAGGTAGTATTCGTATTCAATAATTTTTTGCGATGCGATCGCGAACTGGGAATGTCCCGGCGGAACGGCTTTCATGGCTGAGATCGCGCGTTGCCAATTTTGGGCGATGGTTTGCCACTCGCTTTGCGTTTTGGCTGTTTTTCCCAGTTCTACGGCTTGTTCTGCTGCTTGGATGCCTTTGCTGAAGTCATCGGGCATCCGTCGGGCATACTCGATCGCGTTTTCGTACTCTCGCAATTTTTGCTGGGCAAGGGGATAATCGCGATCGCTCTTGGGTACGGATTTCATTGCTGCGATCGCTTTTTGCCATGCTTGTTCGACTTTATCCCAATCATCGGGGGTTTTAGCCGTCTGCGCGAGTTGGGCGGCGATCGCTGCGGCATTCGCGCCTTGATAGAAGTAATCGGTTTTCGGGGGGGGCGGTGCTACTTTTTCCGCCGGTTTTAGCGCGCTAGAGGGGGCAGCAGGCTGAGAACGGGCGTTTTTGCTCGGTTGCTGTTTTGCCGTTTCGAGATTGGCGCGATATTCGCTAATTTTCTGCTGGGCGAGGGCATAATCGCGATCGCCTTTTGGAACCGATTCCATCGCCGCGATCGCTTGCTGCCAGAACTTAGCAACATTTTGCCATTCTGCCTCAGTTTTTGCCGTTTTCGCCAATTCTGCGGCGGCGGCGGCGGCATTGGCCCCTTCGTAGAAGAAATCCGGCGGCAGCGCTACATCAGGACTTTCGGGGACGGGTTCGGCAGCAGGAGAAGGAGACTTTTGACTCTGTTCCTCGCTTTGAGGTGGCTTTGATGCTGGTGTTTCTTCCGGTGTTTGGGGCGCGGATGGTGCTGGGGGAACGGCGGCGCGATCGGGGGACTGTACTGGGGCGGGAGAGGGGGCTTCTTGCTTTGGTTCCGGGCGTTCTAGCGGTTTTTGGGCGGCGCGATCGGGGGACTGTACGGGGGTGGGAGAGGGGGCTTCTTGCTTCGGTTCTGGGCGTTCTGGCGGTTTTTGGGGCAGGGTTTTCGGTTCTTGGCGCGCGCGTTCGAGGTTGGTTTGATACTCGCTAATTTTCTGTTGGGCGAGGGCATAATCGCGATCGCTTTCCGGGACGGATTTCATCGCTGCGATCGCTTGCTGCCAAAACTTCTCGACGTTATCCCATTCTGCCTCGCTTTTAGCCGTTTTCGCCAATTCTGCGGCAGCAGCGGCTGCATTCGTCCCTTCATAGAAGAAATCCGATTGCACCTGGCTCGATTCTGGCGGTTCTAGCGGTTTTTGGGCAGCGCGATCGGGGGACTGTACGGGGGTGGGAGAGGGGGCTTCTTGCTTCGGTTCTGGGCGTTCTGGCGGTTTTTGGGGCAGGGTTTTCGGTTCTTGGCGCGCGCGTTCGAGGTTGGTTTGATATTCGCTAATTTTCTGTTGGGCGAGGGCATAATCGCGATCGCTCTTTTGCACGGATTTCATCGCTGCGATCGCTTGCTGCCAAAACTTCTCGACGTTATCCCATTCTGCCTCAGTTTTAGCCGTTTTCGCCAATTCTGCGGCGGCGGCGGCGGCATTCGTCCCTTCGGAAAGAAAATCTGTCTTTTGTTGCGAAAGTTGGCGGAGTTCTTCGCGAAGTTCTGCGGCTTGGGGCGGTTCTTCTGGGAGAGGTTGAGTTGCACTCTCTAAGGGTTCTGCTGTACGGAACGTCTCTTCGCCCGTCGCTAGCAATTCGCCATTAGCGCGGGCAAAATCCGGCGGCGTGACGAGGAGAACTAGCGCCGCGACAGCCAGTAAATGCAAGCCAAAAGCACTCGGCACTACGCGCCAATTCCACAATCGTTCGGACAGATTGACTTCAACTCCAACCTCTCGTTCGTAAACTTCGTAGGAATGGGGGTAGGCTAAAGCTTCCATTTGCAATCAATTGATAATGGACAATTGATGATTGATAATTCATTCAACAAACAACTTGTTTTGCAACCTAGAAATTACCTTCCTTTAAGTCATGCTTTCTCCTTTGTTTTGGATGAGATGACTGTTAATTGCAAAGCACGAACTCTTCGTTATCTTTTGTTTGTTATACCAATTCCCATAGGTTTTGCACGATTCCCTAGAGCGAGGGCATAACAGTGTTATGCCCCTACAGACAAAATTTAGTGCATTAAAATGAGAATTGGTATTAGCAATTATCAATGGGTCAATTGCCCATTATTCATTGTCAATTGTCAATTGTCAATTAACAACTGCCGTTTCGCAGTCCACCAAATTGGCGCTCAAATCCCACAAGCGCACGGCGCGTTCGTCATCGCGCGCTTGCGGCGAAACCTTCTGTACGAACACATTGCGATTTTTGCTGTTGCGGTTCCCCCAGCTAAAGTATGCGCCCGATTGTTGATACTCCGGATCTACTGTAACAGCCGCCACGCGATCGCCCGCCAACTCCTGAGAAACATAGCCCTTAGTAATATACTTCTGGAACAACGGAAAGAGCTTCTGGAACAGCGGGTAATGATTGCGGAACAGCGGGGTATCCGCCACGCAACCCGGATAGAGTGCGCTAAACGTAATTCCCGTCGAATCGTGGAAGCGGCGATGCAACTCCCGCATCGTCATCACATTGCACACCTTACTATCCTTATAAGCCTTCACCGGCTCGAATTTCTTGCCATCCGCCATCGTAATCGGATCTTTGAACCCCGCCGCAAAGCCTTCTAACTCTCCCAAATCCGGACGCGGGTATACCTTACCGCCCGGTTCGTCGGGATTGTGCGTTACCGTTCCTAAAATCACCATACGTTTATCCGGAAGCGGCGACTTTTTCAAATCGTCCATCAGCAAATTGCACAACAGAAAATGTCCGAGGTGATTCGTCGTCATCGTCAACTCATATCCTTCTGGACTGCGCAACGGTTCTTTAAGCAAGGGCATATAAATCGCCGCATTGCAGACTAAAGCCTGAAATAATCGCCCGCTGGCGCTAAATTCCCGTGCAAACCGACGCACGCTTTCCAAATTGCCCAAATCAATCTGCTTAATCGTGTAGCTGCCTTGAGGCAAACCGACTTTTTGCGCTGCTTCGCCCGCCCGTGTCAAGTTGCGGCAAGCCATAACAACGTGATATCCTCGCTCGATTAAAGCCTTGGTTGTATATAAGCCTACGCCGGAAGAGGCTCCTGTAACGATTACGGTTGGAGTTCGATCTTGTACCATCTTCGTTAAAAATTTGTTCGTTGCTGTTTGCTAATTCAGCGATCTTACACCCTGAAGCGACCCGCGTTTCATTGAAATTCACGTCAACATAATTCGTAATTGATAATTCGTAGTTCGTAATTATTACCCCACGACGGTCAACATAATTCGTAATTGATAATTCGTAGTTCGTAATTATTACCCCACGACAGTCGTCGGGGGCTTGAATATCGTTGCTGGTATTTCTCAACTTTTTCCTCATTAAAATTAGAGGATTGTGACCAGAAATTATAAATTACATTTCGGCAGGTGCTACGCTTAGCTTGCCGAAGTGTTCAATGACCGCGAATTAATAATTGTTGGGTTATGTAATATTGGTTTGAGATTTACTCAACCAAGCATTGCGATGCCCTCATCGGACTGGGGAACATCATATATAGCAGTTTTTACATGGATAAGGTACACCCAGCGGGCGAATACCATTCGCCCCTACGGGGCGGCGTTTAATTTCGAGGCGACCTCGAAATCCGCGCCCCTACCGATTTGATTTTTGGAACTGTACCTCACGCAAAGGAAAAACGCTATATCTTTATTACGATAATGTTGGACTCCCCTGATTTGTCCTACTAAAAAAATAGCTCGACCCGACCCGATTTAAAATCATACTTCTCCAACACATCGAGCATCACTTTTGTTAATTTTTCTCCCCCTCGCTCTGACGGTTCGATCGCGTTTGCGTAATCTTCGGGTTCGCTGAATATCTGTCGCAGATCGATAATCGGCAATCGTGCAAAAGATGCCTCGCGCAGGATGACTTCATTGAAAAAACTTAAGGCTGCGCTTGCTAATTCCCGATAGCGAAGCTCGCTAAAATTGGGGTAATAAATCGTGCAAACGGTTGTCGGCAACCCCACTCCTAAAACAGATTGTAACATCGCGCTATATTGCTGCTGAAACTCTTTACCTAGGGCTACGAATCTCGCTAAAACTTCAGATACAGAGGTTGCAGTTCCTTCTAAAATGCTAGCTTGTGCTAAGGCATTATTTCCGCCTGCACTGAGAAATAAATGAGTTGCATCTTGAGGAATATGTTTGAGTTGAACGATCGCATCTTCTGCCTTCGCTCCATCAACCGCTAGAAGCGTTGCTGGGCTTCCCACCGGAAGTTTAGAACGAAGTTGAGCAATGATATCGGGCTTGCCCTCAACGTAGGCAGCGTTGTCAAAA
Coding sequences within it:
- a CDS encoding Uma2 family endonuclease; its protein translation is MTSTLPPPTQLPLDEFLQQPETQPAREYIDGKIYSKPMPQGEHSILQIRLGTAINELGLPQKSVHAFTELRCTFGGLSLVPDLSVFEWSRLPKTANGRIANKFEIPPDWTIEILSPEQSPNRVIRKIVFCLQHGTQLGWFIDPEDESIAIFQPGQLPEFKQGSDRLTVLQVLGDWKLSAAEVFSWLRID
- a CDS encoding sodium:solute symporter family protein, whose amino-acid sequence is MQTVDWIVVLLYLIASMGIGLYLSRQGSKSLVDFFVSGRSLPWWLAGSSMAATTFSIDTPLYVAGLVGNRGIAGNWEWWSFGISHIIMVYVFARMWRRSEVITDAELTELRYGGKTAAVLRGVKAFLFAVPINCIGIGYAMLAAVKVVDALEVWQSFGIQPGDNLKFLSVVGISVLVLIYAGFAGLWGVVTTDFFQLVLALIGAVLVAFYSIGSDRVPNIQALIPAAQQATQFDVLSFFPFQFSAGGLQWSDVAGISASTFAAYMLVQWWSWRRSDGGGEFIQRLIAAKDEAEAEKSAWLFNILNYVVRTWPWILVSLVALVVYPDLQDRELGYPKLMLDFLPPVVLGIVVSSLIAAFMSTVSTSINWGASFVTNDLYRRFVKPEASQDELVWVGRIASVLVTALGAVAAYYAKDVATVFRLVIAIGTGSGLVLILRWFWWRVNAAAELAAIVGSFTVGLVTSTVPQFKIEDFGLRLAFITVTVGIFWIAAMFLTRAESEETLDEFYRRVRPAGPGWKRQQQRTGISPVQDLGLDLLKVMAAILLLFGSMFAIGGFLLLQPLTGWISLIIAVLGGFWLRQLSKRKIPPAMRPGIIDN
- a CDS encoding protochlorophyllide reductase, which codes for MVQDRTPTVIVTGASSGVGLYTTKALIERGYHVVMACRNLTRAGEAAQKVGLPQGSYTIKQIDLGNLESVRRFAREFSASGRLFQALVCNAAIYMPLLKEPLRSPEGYELTMTTNHLGHFLLCNLLMDDLKKSPLPDKRMVILGTVTHNPDEPGGKVYPRPDLGELEGFAAGFKDPITMADGKKFEPVKAYKDSKVCNVMTMRELHRRFHDSTGITFSALYPGCVADTPLFRNHYPLFQKLFPLFQKYITKGYVSQELAGDRVAAVTVDPEYQQSGAYFSWGNRNSKNRNVFVQKVSPQARDDERAVRLWDLSANLVDCETAVVN
- a CDS encoding AarF/ABC1/UbiB kinase family protein; this encodes MFSLTKNVSRQGEILEVVLRNGWGYMRGLLVGGKSGEPRLPSPETLRKILVELGPVYVKLGQLLSTRPDVLPARYIEALTDLQANVPPAPWIEVEALLRQELGKPLEEVFARVGSEAIAAGSIGQVYRATLADGREVALKVQRPGIDIIVAQDVALIKGLAELVSITETGKDFDIVTLADEFTSALQSELNFLEEADYTDRLRENLAKSRWFEANRITTPGVYWELSTPKLLVLEWLNGQPLLASQLALAQSGMEGQERRSEVTSLIFRAFVQQFYIDGFFHADPHPGNIFYLDDGRVALLDCGMVGQIDPRSQQILTELLLAVVDLDAQRCSQLTLKLSQQGSKLINLERLEGDFSRMLRKYHSLNLSQINFSEIIYEALQVARNNKIRLPGSMGLFAKSLANLEGLARGFDPEINFLDEVKPLLTDLFRRQLLGTNPLQTLLRTALDLKSLSLRSPQQLDVLLERMTSETLNWNFNIRELNGLRRSLDDSANRLSFSILVGSLIMGAAIISSGAQTPQLSIIPNILFTAASFLGLWLIFSILRSGLR
- a CDS encoding recombinase family protein; translation: MSVIAYLYGEPLLDSLADAKIEGIHVDRVYQDRCDRSQWQQLLADSEKQPPECLLVRRLDELGDNLEEIDRALAQLEALQIPFIAAETADNRTAPLSLVHNLHRHRLRQGHARNRIKALPPPGKACYGYRRGKDRYILDRSTAPVVKDFFDRYLLFGSLRGAVRYLEQKYGKKISVTTGRRWLANPVYRGDTAYQTGEVIPDTHAPILSREEAAQIDRLLRRNRRLPPRTASAPRSLAGLVFCQQCQSPTTITRVAPRGKSQEYLYLRPVCCTKNPKCQAIPYGELLERAIACICEQLPRAVANLQGSPIRTISERLAAQIAQKEEIIAQIPTLVEKEILDEETADLRRYNLRAEIARLRQSLAELPPPNLDAIAQTVSIPQFWFDLSEAERRFYFREFLRQIEIVRDGRNWTLELIFIF
- a CDS encoding SGNH/GDSL hydrolase family protein, whose translation is MPYHPVLLGDSIFDNAAYVEGKPDIIAQLRSKLPVGSPATLLAVDGAKAEDAIVQLKHIPQDATHLFLSAGGNNALAQASILEGTATSVSEVLARFVALGKEFQQQYSAMLQSVLGVGLPTTVCTIYYPNFSELRYRELASAALSFFNEVILREASFARLPIIDLRQIFSEPEDYANAIEPSERGGEKLTKVMLDVLEKYDFKSGRVELFF
- a CDS encoding sulfotransferase family 2 domain-containing protein; this encodes MIDRTRKLIFIHISRTGGTSIETALAGKDWWLIDAPTKHITAAQARQLYGEKIWNSYTKFSVVRNPWDRIVSMWACKWWHQAANLNEDCSFETFIKKLRPHSNETYKTLFYNDILNEELDFTLRFETLQQDFSAMLNKIGASDILLPHIEKREHKHYTAMYNLKERKLVANLFKKDIYRFGYKFPEYIESSLTECKKTETKPIEWITNSAKILKAKLLTSS